The Anastrepha ludens isolate Willacy chromosome 2, idAnaLude1.1, whole genome shotgun sequence DNA window catttttttatattatttataggtattcattcgatagaagtTTTCTCCAGCGTAAGGACTTCTGAATTCGATGCAAatcgtctcaaatcacttttgaaggagaacgtaAATTGGCAGAAAAAATGAACTACGTTCATAAAAGGATTCCCAGTCACCTTCATTTAATGAGATTTACTAAAAAACTGGGATTCGGGGAGtgtgggagcctgggtgccttacgagctcaacgaaaaaaacaaagaatgtccccttcaaattgcttctcagtttaaatttttttttgtaccgaatcgtcacaggAGATGGCACCATATatgtacatcaatatgaaggaTACAAAGGAGTGGGTGATTCcagaagatacgccaaagccgagagccAAACCGGATCTCTATCCAaggaagatcatgatatgtgtttgttgggactgggaaatgctcgaaaagaatgccactgtcaacaaggagctctacattgcccagacAAACCGCGTGAATGGGGCTATTCGACTGAATAGACCTGATggacatggtcaaaccacacTCCTTCActacaacgccaggccccattttgcacaagtcgtcaaaaccGCACTCAAAGAGTTCGAATGGGCTTTCGAATGAGTTCGGCTTTCGACGCAtgctccggaccttgcaccgaccgattaccatcttttttgCTCccgtcaaaccatatgaaaagTGTTACCTACGAAAACAaaaaggtccttaaaaactgggtCAACAACTTCTCTGACAATAGACCAGGCGATTCCtgacggaacggcatcaacaattggtttttgttttaataaaagtcttcggtaaaaacgctacgaacttattccccaaccggATATTTTGAATCCTTAttctttagtaaaaaaaataatcccGAATATGTTGCGCCTTTTTAATCGGCACAGTAATCACTTCACATAGAAATAATTCGCATTTAAGCCTAACACTGATTTGGTAGAATTAAAGAAATGATCTATCACCACCTTCTcgcatacgaggggtgccttttatatgtcgggattagagaacaaaaacaaattttaatcatcgaaaatcactttattgtttttcaaaatattctccatgaagatctatacacttttgcatgcgtttgaaccaattgtcgaagcacttttgccactctgaatgaggtacatccaaaacatgcattctgaatgccgcaaccgcttcttcaggtgtcgaaaaacgttgacctctcagtttgttttttacgtacgggaataaaaagaagtcattcggtgccaagtcaggactatacggcggatgacccattaattcgatgttttgggtgctcaaaaatgcagttgtttgagccgatgtgtgagagctcgcattgtcctggtgaagagtgatccgtctttggtgATTGGTTTtactaatttcttggaagacaactggcaaacaaatggttgtctaccactcagaatttactgttctgcgttgttctattggtacggttgcgacatgtccagtttttccgaaaaaaccggcgaccatttgcttggaagtgatTCGTGcgcaaacaacttttgttggatttggctcatcttgaaacacccatacagtcgactgctgtttactttcgggctcatacgcgtaaatccatgattcatcacctgtcacgatgtcatagacgaccaatcgacacgagccttttttttagcgattgacaaattgtgtgggatccaacgcgaacaaatttttttaacagtcaaatgtttatgcaatattgaatgtatgctggtcacactaatgcctaagattgtctcaatctcacgataggtcacatgacgatcttgcaatatcagttcgcgcacagcatcaatggttttcggaacaacaactgattttggacgaccttcacgaaattcgtcttggagtgaactacgaccacggttgaattcaccataccatcgataaacactggtccttgatggagcttcatcgccaaaaaatgaattaagttcatccatgcgatgttgctgagttaacccacgtcgaaagttgtaaaaaataatcgcacgaaaatgttcacgatttaattccatttatggaccgagatgaatcttttaagttactgtaaacaacacaaatagcgctggtatttcaaaacgttctgagtacgcaaaagctaaaaaatgtcaaactttgcgatacagctgtcagttgccagattgcaacactaGGGTtaccaaatcccgaaatataaaaggcacctctCGTAAATTCACCAATTGCTTAAATGGAAAAGCGGATTAACACTAATCATACTAGTCACATCACATACTAATCGTAACTAGTTCCAAATTCATTGTAAACGCACCAGCTCGGTGGTAGTAGTAGATTTCCCTCCAAGCGAAGTAGACAATTGTAATTGCATACCCTGGATCCTTGCTTCATCTCGCAATAACTCTTAACCGACGACTTGATGTCACCGAAGTGAGTCACAAGCGACTTCTGTGCATATTAAATGTAACAACTCACTTTgaacttatttattaaatattttcatttcttacGACATCGTTGCTTATGAGCAATCACTGCAATGGTAAGcaattcaaatacaaaaatcataaacTCAAATAAATGTCACTTAGATGTACATTTACCAAAATAACTAGGAGCTCTCTATCACCATCCCCAACCACTTTGCTGTAGAAAATTGTTACGTATACGCAACGGTAtatcaaaattaataactaCTAAATAAATGTGGTTCTCTGCCATATCACAGTAAAGTGTAGAGCAAGTCTATGCACAAGCTCACAAACACTTGACTGTAATCGCATCAAGGAAGAGTACTGAAATGGAAGGACATAAAATTGTAATTGCACACAGAAGAGTAGCTGAAGACTCCTAAATAGACTGCTGAAAATAggctattaaatattatttgccctATTACAGAGGCTATTcatttatgtgtatatatttactcacttatttattatattaaagtaGTACCGAGATTTCGGGATGCGTAACGTGACTCAGCTCGGGACAGCGCTTTGTTCatatgatgaaaaaaattcaataactaaaataaaataaaataaaatatgaaccaaaggcaatattggaaaatgcgaGTTTTAAATTGTACTGGGATAGAtttatatccacagatcaaacagcagctgccaacaaacctgacattatcttgttcgacaagacaaataaaacgatcgaagtaatcgatatagcggtgccccttaatcgcaacatccaaagcacatactccaccaaagtatcgaagtatgcagctttggccatagaacttaaacggatgtacaaagcgaggaAAGTTAATATAgtaccaataattatatcttccactggattagtgcctaatcatttaataaaaaacttgaagaagtatgactgccaacacctcttagaagacatgcagaaatcgaccatactggacacatgtgcaatagttcgtagatttttatttaaatatttaagcaatagcaatcgcatgggcgtagaacttggactacgctccaccagagcacaatcccttgaaaattttatccgggatgtgtaatctccggcaatagccgagatggattaagctcaaaaaaaaaaaaaaaaataaaataaaataaaatggggAGTTTTCAATCCGTTCTCCCATCGGACGCGTCCCCGGGTGGCGGATAGGGGAACGCTCTGTAGATATACAGGGTAGGCGGGAAATGAAATACCGCTCGCGGACCAAAACCTGGAAATCTAAACCCGGCAGCGACTGAACCAGATTGGGAGGCTCTCCCGTCGGCGTCTGTACTTCAGGTAAGAAGCGGCTGTTAACCCACCTGCCAGCAGGTATAAAATGGaaccattataaaaaattataagaataaaGTAAGCCCCGGATAATCTTAATCTTAATTCTAATCATACATTTCTGGAATGTGGTCCAGCTCGGCCCCAGACTGATCATACTCCAGATACAAACAACTACCCTGGGGATAATAGACAAGACTTTTTGCAGCCGGGAACTGATTCGCAAGCATCGCATGCAGGGACCAACCCAGTTGTAGCAACTAGACAGCGTAAAAAATGGACATCAGAAATTAACGAATTCTTATTACGCACTTACAGATCACTAAATTAGAAACACACAGAACCCTTTTCCGAAAACGTTTACGTGAAAAGTTTGTAGAAAAATATCCGCAAATGAACGTGTCAGAGCAAAACTTGTCTGATCAATTAAGAGCAATACGCAGACATAATTACATCACAGAAGCAAGAAGGGAAGAAATTACCCAAGAAGTGGCGAGAGAGCTCGGTAGCAACTCTGGAGCCCCAGCAAGCCCTGTGCATCCAAACAACACACCACAGGATGGTAGTATGGATGCAGAGAACAAACAGAATGTCCCTTTAATTATTGAGCCCATCAACGACAATGCAGAGTCAATAGATTTTGAAATCGCATATAATagttttcaagaaaattatGCGAAATATAGGGGAATGCCTGTGATGAGTCTGCCGCACTTGCCGAAACTAAACACCTCTAGAAAACGCGGAAAATTAGTTGACTATTACAACGCTGTTGTATTACCGGAAACACTGAACGAAGAGATTAGTCTCGAAGAACTTATAATAGTCATATACTGCGTTGCTAAAACTATATCTGAAATAATCACTAACAAACATTTTGAGAACAATCAACACGATCAGAAGCCAAAACACTCCAGATCAACTGACAAGAGTAATAAACTGAAGTGGTTGATAAGACTCGATAAGAACATTGAAGAGCACCGccgaaaaataggaaaaataacaGCATTGGCAGGTGGAAACACCTCCGGACGATTGAAACGCCAAGtcctcaaaatatgtaaaaactttaatacTCACTCGAAGttcgaaaataatgaagaaatgccCAAGCGTCCGCTCGATACGCTCAAGCAAAAATTAAGAACGCTAACCACCAGAAGAGAAAAATATAGTATGTCTATGAAACGCAAGCAACATAATCGTATGTTTGAAAGCAATCAAAAGCTATTTTTGCGACAATTAAAACAAACCACGAACGTTCAAAGGCAGACGTGACAGGCATCAATGGATGAATTTAGATCATACTGGTCGTCTATTTGGTCCAAACCTCAGAAATACAACACCTCGGCAAGCTGGATAGCAGAAGTGAGAGAAAAGTACTCTAGTATCCCAATACTTGGTTTCTCAGCCGTAACACCTGAAGAGGTTGCGAAAGTTGCTCGAAGGCTCCACAATTGGAAAACTCCAGGCTGCAACAACTTGCATGCTTACTGGTTCAAAAAGCTCACATGTATACACGACAAACTTGCAGCCCTCTTCACCAAGATAATAACCGGCGAAGAAGAATTGCCAAATTTTGCAACGCTTGGTACGACATATATGATTCCAAAATGAGATGAAATCAACGACCCTTCAAAATTCAGGCCCATCACCTGTCTGCCagttatttacaaaatacttaCGTCGTGCATAACTAACATCTTTTATGAGCATATCGAAACACATAATCTGATTGCAGAAGAGCAGAAAGGATGTATACGTGCATCACAAGGTTGTAAAGAGCAACTGATTATAGATCAAGTTGTCCTTGGGCAATCTAAACAGAAGAACAGAAACCTTTATGCAACTTATATTGACTGGATGAAAGCATTCGATTCGGTTCCACACTCCTGGCTTATTGAAGTACTTCGCATTTACAACTTCAATTCCAATATCATACTTTTTCTAGAAAAAGTTATGCAACGCTGGAGGACAACCGAAATAAACATTCGAAATGGCATCTTTCAAGGTGACTCGTTGAGTCCGCTCTGGTTTGTTCTCAGCATGAACCCCTTAAGTCACATCCTGAATGATACGGGACATGGGTTTGTATTAAAACACGGACAGTCTGGAAGATTCCGACTGAGCCATCTTTTTTACGTAGATGATTTGAAACTCTACGCCAGCAATTCCAAACACCTAGATAAGCTTTTGAGATGTGTCGAATCCTTCTCCAATGGCATTAAAATGCCTATTGGACTTGATAAATGCCGAAAGATCACAATAGTTAAAGATAAAGTGGTTTCTCGACATGTAACTGCGGAAAGTAGCGGTCTCGACATAACAGAAATGAAGCCAGAAGAGGTATAAAGTACCTTGGAGTTATGCAAAGCAGCAGCATAAATACGATGCAAATGAGGAAAAACCCGATAGCAGAATTTAAAAGGCGCCTTCACGATGTCTGTAAAACCCAACTTAATGGGAAAAACCAAATCCACGCTATTAATTCATTTGTCGTGCCGGTGGTATCGTATAGCTTAGGAATTGTAAAATGGTCATCTACTGAAATAGAAAATCTACAACGAATAATACGTACAATTATGACTAAATACAAGTCACGTCATCCAAAAAGCTCTGTCGTTCGAATGATGCTACCTAGAAAAGCGGGCGGCAGGGGACAGATTGATGTTGGAGCACTGCATGACAAACTTATCTTAAACATAAGGGCATACTTCCAACATAAGTGGTCCCAATCCGATCTGCACAAGACTGCAAGTGCTGCGGATGATAATTACACCCCACTTCGGATGAATCAATCCTACGAAATCAGGAACGCAACcgcaatagatgaaaaaatccaaagatgGTCTGAAATGGCTGTCCACGGCGTATATCGAAAAGACTTGCTGAGCCCACATGTCGACCAAAAATTGCCGCCCTTATGGCTTACCAACAGGTCGATATTTGCCGAAACGGAGGGTACCATTTTCGCCATACAAGATGGTGTGATTCCAACgagaaattacattaaatacgtAATGCGAGATCCAAATGCCGCTGCAgacagatgtcgaagatgcaataGTCGAAGTGAGACATTAGACCACGTGCTAGGGGGATGCACCACACTGGCAAACTCTATATACCTGAAGCGACATAATGACATCGCGAAAATAATCCATCTAAAACTGACGCATATGTACAACTTCAATCCAAGCAAAATACCGTACTTCAGATACACCCCAGGACCTGTTCAAGAAGACACCAATTACCTTCTATGAccgaacaattttaacaaatgccacaagaaaccacaataggccagatatttttcttattgataAATCCCAAGCGACTGGTTATATAGTTGCTAATGCTGTTCCTCTAAACAGaaacatgcaaaaaacatatgcagaaaaaatatccaaatattctgacttagacattgatgtcaaacgccagtggaggctaaggaaggtgcacatactaccaattatcatctcagcccacggactagtgcataaaaacttagcagacaacgtgaatatttaattttcgacatgCAGAAAGCAGTTTTACTGAATTCTTGTCATATAGTCCGaaactttttacagtaaacgtttttcttgtttgtaaaaCTGTTAACTATTTTATATATCCAATATTTATAGgcattaatttaattgtaattattCTTTGTACCTGTTATACATTATTGGCTTGCAGCAAAGCTGTCGCCAATTAATGTAAATCACTCCTTTATtgggatgcaataaaaaaaaataaaataaaataaaataaagaaaatgaaataaaataaaataaaacaaaataaaataaaataaggaaataaaaaaaagcaaattgaaaatatatgtttttttcttatcgGAACAACTAGCatgtacagcactcagacaacattaagtccattggcccctttttaattttctttaaatctactcgacctccgaagaagaTAGATGAGTAGATCTTGTCGTGCCAAGAAGCCAAGgtagtcgcttcttaacacagcAGTGCCAAAAACTTCGAGCCTGGTTCGAGCGAAGGCGCACAGATAGTGGTttgccgtctcatcctcctctccatatGCTGAGCAAAGGcaagcaaaaatttgttttttccaaaTATCCAATTCTCAACacacaaattgttttatttaagtcCGAGTTGCAAACTGTTGGGAATACACCTTCCCCATTTTCCTTTACGCTCGCAGACAGAACTATCGGTTTCATCTATTTCAAGTACTCTCAACACTTCTATCTTTATTTCTCTGAACGGTTCTCAGGCTGAGCCTCTCGAAAATTTCGCATGGTTATGAAGCATCAGGTGGATTTTCAAGAgcctgagaacttaaaatgattgtaaaagacagaaatattgttggaacgaACTTCTTtctattataatctggtagataattttatgcCATTAATTATTAGAGTATGAAATCAAACATATGCCCGCCGCGTCTACGAGTTACATAGTCCACCCGATCAGCccaatttttaactacttttacCAATGAATCTGAGAAATAAATCTTAATGGGCCCAAAAAACACAACACTCATGCTCATGCTCATTTTGCTTCAATTTTTGCATGAGttatattttataggcacgtaagctAAGatcttttcgtaaaattttccacgtagttgTAAAACAAAGGGCAACAAATTGAGAACAACGACGAATGAACATTGCGGTATCTTcctcaacacttcgctctatgaacatcttgaacagatttatttttttcaaaggaaatttccacaatttggaagcgtagttctggcgttaaactatTAATGATGACTTGCTAAACACTGACTTGAGTAGAAATGTCAACTCAATTTACCATTTTCAGCTGTCAAACTatagtcatcgatatcgataattctTGTCCAACTCAAAAATACCGATAAATACAAGCGACTGAAAAAATTCCTTCCGTGGCCCTTCGCATTTTCGACGCATTACGTTTTCGAGTGGTGGAAAAGGGGATTACGTATAAAtccatt harbors:
- the LOC128855451 gene encoding uncharacterized protein LOC128855451, translating into MNVSEQNLSDQLRAIRRHNYITEARREEITQEVARELGSNSGAPASPVHPNNTPQDGSMDAENKQNVPLIIEPINDNAESIDFEIAYNSFQENYAKYRGMPVMSLPHLPKLNTSRKRGKLVDYYNAVVLPETLNEEISLEELIIVIYCVAKTISEIITNKHFENNQHDQKPKHSRSTDKSNKLKWLIRLDKNIEEHRRKIGKITALAGGNTSGRLKRQVLKICKNFNTHSKFENNEEMPKRPLDTLKQKLRTLTTRREKYSMSMKRKQHNRMFESNQKLFLRQLKQTTNVQRQT